ATAGAGCACAAGTCCTTTTAAATATTCAGTTTCTGGGTGAAATATATTCACGGGATGGTCTGCCGGTTGGCTCATTTGATGAAGGACTTTGACATTCCTGTTACATTCTAATGCAGCTGCAGTAATTGTATTTCTGAATAAATTTTTATCAACTACCTGACTGCAGGAAAAGGTAAAGAGGATCCCTCCTGATTTTATTTTCTTTAATGCTTCAATGTTAAGTCGCTTATATGCTTGAACGGCATTATGTCGAGCTTTGATGTTTTTGGCAAATGCAGGAGGGTCTAATACGATGAGGTCATAGTCATCTCCAATTTCCCTGATGTATTTAACTACATCTGCCACTTTGGACTCGTGTTCTCCTTTGATTTTCGGGTTTAATTGAATGTTTTCCTCTGTCAATTCAATTGCTTTTGGAGAGATATCCACAGAATGAACTTCTTTAGCACCTTCTAATAAAGCCAAAACCGAAAATCCTCCTGAATAACAAAAAGTGTTTAAAACTTTTTTTCCTTTAGAGTAAGAAGCGAGAAGTTTTCTGTTTTCTCGCTGATCAATAAAAAAACCGGTCTTTTGACCTTTTTCCCAGTCTATTTTGTATGTAGCCCCATACTCCTGAACCAAATCAGTTTTTGGTTCTCCTAGAATCCATTCATTGGAATTAATTCCCAAATTTTTGGGAAGAGTTTCAGCGCTTTTGTCAAATACTCCTGAAACTCCATCACCGTAGACGGATTTTATTGCGGCTGCGATTTCTTTAATATGAGCATGCATTCCGACATGATGTGCTTGAATAACTGCAGTGCCATGGTAAAAATCAATGATCAATCCTGGTAATAGATCGCCTTCTCCGTGAATCAAACGATAAACATTCGTCTCTTCATTGTCCGTCAAACCAAGACTCTTTCTCAATTCATATGCTGCCTTGATTTTTTCGTTCCAGAAACTCTGGTCTATGACTCTTTCTTGGAAGGAAATAATCCTGACCATAATGGAGCCGTGGGAGAAATGCCCAATCCCTAAAAATTCATTTCTTGATGAAATGACTGAAACCAAATCACCATTTTGAAGATGATCATCTTTTTGCTGAATGGCACCTGAAAACACCCAATGATGCTTTCTTTTCAGTGAAATTTCTTTTCCTTTCTTTAAGATGATTTGTGGGTAACTCATTGTTGTTTATAGAGAAAACTGAAAAACCTTTGATT
Above is a window of Algoriphagus machipongonensis DNA encoding:
- a CDS encoding class I SAM-dependent rRNA methyltransferase; this translates as MSYPQIILKKGKEISLKRKHHWVFSGAIQQKDDHLQNGDLVSVISSRNEFLGIGHFSHGSIMVRIISFQERVIDQSFWNEKIKAAYELRKSLGLTDNEETNVYRLIHGEGDLLPGLIIDFYHGTAVIQAHHVGMHAHIKEIAAAIKSVYGDGVSGVFDKSAETLPKNLGINSNEWILGEPKTDLVQEYGATYKIDWEKGQKTGFFIDQRENRKLLASYSKGKKVLNTFCYSGGFSVLALLEGAKEVHSVDISPKAIELTEENIQLNPKIKGEHESKVADVVKYIREIGDDYDLIVLDPPAFAKNIKARHNAVQAYKRLNIEALKKIKSGGILFTFSCSQVVDKNLFRNTITAAALECNRNVKVLHQMSQPADHPVNIFHPETEYLKGLVLYVE